Proteins encoded by one window of Musa acuminata AAA Group cultivar baxijiao chromosome BXJ2-9, Cavendish_Baxijiao_AAA, whole genome shotgun sequence:
- the LOC135624033 gene encoding agamous-like MADS-box protein AGL66 — MGRVKLQIKRIENNTNRQVTFSKRRNGLIKKAYELSILCDIDIALIMFSPSGRLSHFSGRRRIEDVLARYVNLPENDRGGVIQNREFLIRALKKLKCENDMAALANPTVVNSNVEELQQEIGRYQQQLQLSEQRLRFFEPDPLSLTSMSDLESCEKFVMEALQRVTARKEYLLSHHLSSYDPSASSMQMYLQPQQERLPDPYGSEMVQWVPEGATNSGHQIFVGSDPLMDLRYRCRTPSITIDDQLSRKSTA; from the exons ATGGGACGAGTTAAGCTGCAGATAAAGAGGATAGAGAACAACACCAATCGGCAAGTGACCTTCTCAAAGCGTCGCAATGGCCTCATCAAGAAGGCCTACGAGCTCTCCATCCTCTGCGACATCGACATCGCCCTCATCATGTTCTCTCCCTCAGGACGGCTCAGCCATTTCTCTGGAAGGAGAAG GATCGAGGATGTTCTTGCTAGATATGTGAATCTCCCAGAGAATGATAGGGGAGG GGTGATCCAGAATCGAGAG TTCTTGATCAGGGCGCTGAAGAAGCTCAAGTGCGAGAACGACATGGCGGCCCTGGCCAA CCCTACAGTGGTCAACTCCAACGTGGAG GAGCTTCAACAAGAGATCGGTCGGTATCAGCAACAGCTACAGCTTTCGGAACAACGCTTAAG ATTTTTCGAACCTGATCCTCTCAGCTTGACGTCCATGAGTGATCTCGAGTCATGCGAGAAGTTCGTCATGGAAGCCCTGCAGCGCGTTACGGCAAGAAAG GAATATTTGCTGAGTCACCATCTGTCTTCTTACGATCCCTCAGCATCAAGCATGCAG atgtaCCTGCAACCGCAACAGGAGCGGCTGCCCGACCCATACGGGAGCGAGATGGTGCAGTGGGTCCCAGAGGGGGCGACCAACTCCGGCCACCAGATCTTCGTCGGCTCTGATCCCTTGATGGACCTCAGGTACAGATGCCGCACCCCGTCGATCACGATCGATGATCAGCTCTCGCGAAAATCGACGGCGTAG
- the LOC135622993 gene encoding uncharacterized protein LOC135622993 isoform X1 has translation MDLSLLSDLTATVSSPTSSPLPGRSRRRIMAVHEAQTTVPPPPLLPLLPLTCPSQALLRGMPAVAHLQVPDLIHNMPDIQPEKRVPVDADEEDGDPDGNGDEDGGSGVGEEGSSDKDSEGHGNPDDANSKEVPGGERNGQNDDEEEEPEDQGDDNDDDKEEDDENGENEDEIEDEEEDQENDEEEDDEEETLRPPKKRKK, from the exons ATGGATTTGTCCCTTTTATCGGATCTGACGGCCACTGTTTCATCTCCCACCTCCTCGCCCCTCCCAGGCCGATCCAGGCGGCGAATCATGGCCGTCCATGAAGCCCAGACGACAGTGCCGCCGCCCccgctcctccccctcctcccgcTAACGTGCCCCAGCCAGGCCCTGTTGCGGGGAATGCCCGCCGTCGCTCACCTTCAGGTCCCG gACCTAATCCATAACATGCCTGACATCCAACCAGAGAAGAGGGTGCCTGTTGATGCTGACGAAGAAGATGGTGATCCAGACGGAAATGGAGATGAAGATGGGGGGTCTGGTGTAGGTGAAGAGGGGTCCTCGGACAAAGATAGCGAGGGGCATGGGAACCCCGATGATGCCAACAGCAAGGAAGTTCCAGGAGGTGAACGGAATGGGCAAAACGATGACGAGGAGGAAGAGCCCGAAGATCAAGGGGACGACAATGACGATGACAAAGAGGAAgatgatgaaaatggtgaaaatgAGGATGAGATAGAAGACGAGGAAGAGGATCAGGagaatgatgaagaagaagacgatgagGAAGAGACACTTCGACCCcccaaaaagaggaagaagtga
- the LOC135622993 gene encoding uncharacterized protein LOC135622993 isoform X2, giving the protein MAVHEAQTTVPPPPLLPLLPLTCPSQALLRGMPAVAHLQVPDLIHNMPDIQPEKRVPVDADEEDGDPDGNGDEDGGSGVGEEGSSDKDSEGHGNPDDANSKEVPGGERNGQNDDEEEEPEDQGDDNDDDKEEDDENGENEDEIEDEEEDQENDEEEDDEEETLRPPKKRKK; this is encoded by the exons ATGGCCGTCCATGAAGCCCAGACGACAGTGCCGCCGCCCccgctcctccccctcctcccgcTAACGTGCCCCAGCCAGGCCCTGTTGCGGGGAATGCCCGCCGTCGCTCACCTTCAGGTCCCG gACCTAATCCATAACATGCCTGACATCCAACCAGAGAAGAGGGTGCCTGTTGATGCTGACGAAGAAGATGGTGATCCAGACGGAAATGGAGATGAAGATGGGGGGTCTGGTGTAGGTGAAGAGGGGTCCTCGGACAAAGATAGCGAGGGGCATGGGAACCCCGATGATGCCAACAGCAAGGAAGTTCCAGGAGGTGAACGGAATGGGCAAAACGATGACGAGGAGGAAGAGCCCGAAGATCAAGGGGACGACAATGACGATGACAAAGAGGAAgatgatgaaaatggtgaaaatgAGGATGAGATAGAAGACGAGGAAGAGGATCAGGagaatgatgaagaagaagacgatgagGAAGAGACACTTCGACCCcccaaaaagaggaagaagtga
- the LOC135622994 gene encoding ATP synthase delta chain, chloroplastic-like, whose protein sequence is MAALRSSTAGLRASAASSPAASVPVSSSLLRLPSARRLRLPSLKLSRSRTHRGAAGAAMMDTAASSYANALAEVAKSNGTLEATVADMEKVDRLFADPAVQSFFANPTVAPEKKREILVEISGSSELQPHTVNFLNILVDMSRIDIIAEIVKEFDACYNHITGTELAVVTSVVDMGEDDVAQIAQTVKRLTGAKKVRIKAVLDPSLIAGFTIRYGSSGSKFIDMSVKKQLDEIASQLDFSSITLA, encoded by the coding sequence ATGGCCGCCCTCCGCTCGTCCACCGCCGGTCTCCGCGCATCCGCCGCGTCCTCCCCAGCCGCCTCGGTCCCCGTATCCTCCTCTCTCCTCCGCCTTCCCTCCGCCCGCCGCCTCCGCCTTCCCTCCCTCAAGCTCTCCCGGAGCCGCACCCACCGCGGGGCAGCCGGCGCCGCCATGATGGACACGGCCGCGTCGAGCTACGCAAACGCCCTCGCGGAAGTGGCGAAGTCGAACGGCACCCTGGAGGCGACGGTGGCCGACATGGAGAAGGTGGACCGCCTCTTCGCGGACCCGGCGGTGCAGTCCTTCTTCGCCAACCCCACGGTGGCGCCGGAGAAGAAGCGGGAGATCTTGGTGGAGATCTCCGGCTCCTCCGAGCTGCAGCCGCACACCGTCAACTTCCTCAACATCCTCGTGGACATGAGCCGGATCGACATCATCGCCGAGATCGTGAAGGAGTTCGACGCATGCTACAACCACATCACGGGGACGGAGCTCGCGGTGGTGACGTCGGTGGTGGACATGGGGGAGGATGACGTCGCCCAGATCGCGCAGACGGTGAAGAGGCTCACCGGGGCGAAGAAGGTGAGGATCAAGGCGGTGCTCGACCCCTCGCTCATCGCCGGGTTCACCATCCGGTACGGATCGTCGGGGTCCAAGTTCATCGACATGAGCGTCAAGAAGCAGCTCGACGAGATCGCCTCGCAGCTCGACTTCTCCTCCATCACCCTCGCCTGA
- the LOC103998119 gene encoding DNA polymerase I A, chloroplastic isoform X2 gives MAMGVSARGSVLRHPFPSLTSPWFSSCLRRAVCGIPSFSRVSQGPDVGGEEGSKNLWVQAAGRVRCDRILHSAWLPWMGGKTNLSDSDSHPKIGSSVEPISQESPHPSRYASPPRQEGRTESHSTKPDKSLRHVQEPCDPVLAERNAVPGEAAGSNGMSINGQDTGTPSDTPVEGLHKVVDWKQLARVYDKVIVVDNVSTARRVAKLLMTKYKNFIHACDTEVAKIDVMSETPVGHGELICFSIYSGPLADFGNGKSCIWVDVLDGGRDVLMKFVPFFEDSSIKKVWHNYSFDSHVLGNYGIKLSGFHADTMHLARLFDSSRRANGGYSLEALTNDQKIMSSNDELKMGKITMKSIFGKRKLKKDGSEGKLITLAPVDVLQREERILWICYSALDSISTFKLFDNLKAKLEREPWTLDDIVRGTMYDFYEEYWRPFGVLLVQMESEGMLVDRTHLLDIEKLAITEKQIASNKFRKWASKYCPDAKYMNVGSDAQIRQLFFGDTLRRNETNKCENDQNKCLSKPKSFKVPNTENVIEDGRKSPSKYRTIVLNKICEELQTDMYTDSGLPSVCGDALKVFAGKVSNNQNFLIDDASYQSGSDEEVNVDHDSTKETEMSHDKDISDYGTAYKAFGEGKEGRAACQAIAALCDVCSIDSLISNFILPLQGNDISCVNGRVHCSLNINTETGRLSARRPNLQNQPALEKDRYKIRQAFVAGPGKSLVVADYGQLELRILAHLANCKSMLEAFRAGGDFHSRTAMNMYSHVREAVEKKRVLLEWHPQPGEDKPPVPLLKDVFGSERRKAKMLNFSIAYGKTPVGLSHDWKGSAADVAMCAMLEIDRNIRLKELGWKLLLQVHDEVILEGPTESAELAKSIVVECMSKPFYGTNFLKVALVVDAKCAQNWYAAK, from the exons ATGGCGATGGGAGTTTCCGCCCGTGGAAGTGTCCTCAGACACCCCTTTCCATCGTTGACTTCTCCCTGGTTCTCGTCGTGCCTCCGCCGCGCGGTCTGCGGCATCCCATCGTTCTCGCGGGTCTCCCAAGGCCCGGACGTTGGAGG GGAAGAAGGCTCCAAGAATCTGTGGGTTCAAGCAGCTGGCAGAGTGAGGTGCGACAGAATACTTCATTCCGCTTGGCTTCCATGGATGGGTGGAAAGACCAACTTGTCAGACTCAGATTCTCATCCTAAAATTGGAAGTTCAGTGGAGCCAATTTCTCAAGAGTCGCCCCATCCTTCAAGATACGCTTCACCCCCAAGACAAGAAGGCAGAACAGAATCCCACTCCACTAAACCTGATAAATCTTTAAGACATGTTCAAGAGCCTTGTGATCCTGTTTTAGCAGAACGAAATGCTGTCCCTGGTGAGGCTGCAGGTTCCAATGGAATGTCCATCAATGGGCAAGATACTGGGACACCTTCTGATACACCTGTTGAGGGTTTGCATAAGGTGGTAGACTGGAAACAACTTGCTCGTGTATACGATAAAGTAATTGTGGTTGATAATGTGTCAACAGCTAGACGAGTAGCCAAATTACTTATGACAAAGTACAAGAATTTCATCCATGCATGTGATACAGAG GTTGCCAAAATCGATGTAATGTCTGAGACGCCAGTTGGACATGGAGAGCTCATATGCTTTAGTATTTACTCTGGTCCACTAGCAGATTTTGGAAATGGAAAGTCTTGTATCTGGGTCGATGTTTTGGATGGTGGAAGGGATGTATTGATGAAGTTTGTTCCATTCTTTGAAGATTCATCCATCAAGAAG GTTTGGCATAATTATAGCTTTGATAGTCATGTGCTCGGAAACTATGGGATCAAGCTTTCTGGTTTCCATGCGGATACCATGCATCTTGCACGTCTTTTTGATTCTTCTAGGAGAGCTAATGGAGGATATTCACTTGAAGCACTTACAAATGATCAAAAGATCATGTCGTCCAATGATGAACTGAAAATGGGAAAGATAACAATGAAATCCATTTTTGGTAAAAGAAAGTTAAAAAAAGATGGATCTGAGGGAAAACTTATCACGCTTGCTCCTGTTGATGTGCTTCAAAGAGAAGAACGAATATTATGGATTTGCTACTCTGCTTTAGACTCGATAAGTACTTTTAAActttttgataacttgaaagctaAGCTTGAGCGTGAACCATGGACTCTTGATGATATTGTAAGAGGTACGATGTATGATTTTTATGAAGAGTATTGGCGCCCTTTTGGTGTTCTGTTAGTGCAAATGGAATCTGAGGGAATGCTTGTTGACCGAACTCATCTATTGGATATAGAAAAGCTTGCTATTACTGAAAAGCAAATAGCTTCAAATAAATTCAGGAAATGGGCATCTAAGTACTGTCCTGATGCTAAGTATATGAATGTGGGAAGTGATGCTCAAATACGTCAGCTCTTTTTTGGTGATACATTGAGGAG AAACGAGACAAACAAATGTGAAAATGATCAAAACAAATGCTTGTCTAAGCCAAAGTCTTTTAAGGTGCCTAATACTGAGAATGTCATTGAGGATGGAAGGAAGTCTCCTTCCAAATACCGCACTATTGTGCTAAATAAAATTTGTGAAGAATTGCAAACAGATATGTATACAGATAGTGGGTTGCCTTCTGTCTGTGGTGATGCTCTAAAAGTTTTTGCTGGGAAAGTCTCGaataatcaaaattttcttattgATGATGCATCATATCAGTCTGGTAGTGATGAAGAGGTTAACGTTGACCATGATTCCACAAAGGAGACAGAAATGTCTCATGACAAAGACATTTCTGATTATGGAACTGCATACAAGGCATTTGGAGAAGGTAAGGAAGGAAGGGCGGCTTGTCAAGCTATTGCAGCTCTTTGTGACGTCTGCTCAATTGATTCGTTGATATCAAACTTCATTCTTCCCTTGCAG GGGAATGATATTTCATGTGTTAATGGACGAGTTCATTGTTCTCTAAACATCAACACTGAAACTGGACGCTTATCAGCTAGGAGACCAAATTTGCAG AACCAACCTGCTCTCGAGAAGGACAGATACAAAATCCGGCAGGCTTTTGTTGCTGGACCTGGAAAATCTCTTGTTGTTGCTGATTATGGACAG TTGGAGCTTAGGATTTTAGCACATCTTGCAAACTGTAAAAGCATGTTGGAAGCCTTTAGAGCTGGTGGGGATTTCCATTCCAGAACAGCTATGAACATGTATTCACATGTGCGTGAGGCTGTTGAAAAGAAGAGAGTGCTCCTGGAGTGGCATCCTCAACCAGGAGAAGACAAGCCTCCAGTTCCATTGTTGAAG GATGTTTTTGGTTCTGAAAGAAGGAAGGCTAAGATGCTTAATTTTTCTATTGCTTATGGCAAAACTCCTGTAGGTCTCTCTCATGATTGGAAG